One window of the Nitrospira sp. genome contains the following:
- a CDS encoding 50S ribosomal protein L11 methyltransferase, with product MMTNGWVDVCIHGSLDTGELLSRLDDATVQGAWEDGGEVHLYWAETQWTEERLSALHAALADLASSSQEPSLSVMRVPAQDWNEAWARSVKPLRIGRFVIRPSWEPVTLGPRDLEIILDPKQAFGTGHHATTRMLLEWLQEDIRGGEQILDVGTGSAILAMAAVKLGASSAIGVEIDAVAVDCAREYVELNHLADKINVVTGTLADLPQSRTTPDFVLANLDRQAVLGLAEDLVSLARCGARIHVSGILSEQRDEIVERFSDLGLVCPKQQEAEGWVALAFLRLESCEGEA from the coding sequence ATGATGACGAACGGCTGGGTGGATGTGTGCATTCACGGTTCTCTCGATACAGGCGAACTGCTGAGTCGCCTTGACGACGCCACGGTGCAGGGGGCTTGGGAGGATGGGGGTGAGGTTCATCTCTATTGGGCGGAAACCCAGTGGACTGAAGAACGGCTCTCAGCCCTCCATGCAGCCCTTGCCGATCTGGCGTCGTCGAGCCAAGAACCGTCACTTTCCGTGATGCGTGTGCCGGCGCAAGATTGGAACGAAGCCTGGGCTCGTTCCGTTAAGCCCCTTCGTATCGGTCGATTCGTCATTCGCCCCAGTTGGGAACCGGTGACGCTTGGCCCTCGTGACCTCGAAATCATTTTGGATCCCAAGCAAGCCTTCGGCACGGGGCACCATGCGACGACACGCATGCTGCTGGAGTGGTTGCAAGAGGATATTCGAGGAGGCGAACAGATTCTGGATGTCGGAACAGGGAGCGCGATTCTGGCTATGGCTGCCGTCAAGCTTGGGGCGAGCTCCGCGATCGGTGTTGAAATCGATGCGGTTGCCGTAGACTGTGCGCGAGAGTATGTCGAACTGAATCATCTGGCGGATAAGATTAATGTCGTGACCGGCACGTTGGCGGATCTCCCACAATCCCGGACAACGCCCGATTTCGTACTGGCGAATCTTGATCGTCAAGCAGTTCTTGGCCTTGCCGAGGATCTGGTGAGTCTGGCGCGGTGTGGGGCACGAATCCATGTCTCCGGCATTCTGAGCGAGCAACGGGACGAAATCGTGGAGCGGTTTTCAGATCTTGGACTCGTCTGTCCGAAGCAACAGGAGGCGGAAGGTTGGGTGGCACTGGCATTTCTCCGGCTGGAATCCTGTGAAGGGGAGGCGTGA
- a CDS encoding MOSC domain-containing protein, which translates to MSTRPSYAHVHQINISDGGVPKLPVLEAKIGEQGLDGDRQRNLKFHGGPDRAVCLYSLELVERLQDEGHPIDPGATGENLTLSGLNWDQVRPGIRLTIGPEIRLEVTSYTTPCSHNGRWFRDEDFSRIAQKLNPGWSRVYAKVLQGGIVRPGDVVTIES; encoded by the coding sequence ATGTCCACCAGGCCCTCGTACGCCCATGTGCATCAGATCAACATTTCCGATGGAGGTGTGCCGAAACTTCCTGTCTTGGAAGCCAAGATCGGAGAACAAGGCTTGGATGGCGATCGGCAACGCAACCTCAAGTTCCACGGAGGCCCAGACCGTGCCGTTTGTTTGTATTCCCTCGAGCTTGTTGAGCGATTACAAGATGAAGGCCATCCCATTGATCCTGGGGCAACCGGAGAAAATCTGACCTTGTCCGGATTGAACTGGGACCAGGTACGGCCTGGCATCCGGTTGACTATTGGTCCTGAGATCCGACTCGAAGTGACGAGCTATACGACGCCTTGCAGCCATAATGGACGATGGTTTCGCGATGAGGACTTCTCACGCATTGCGCAAAAACTGAACCCCGGCTGGAGTCGGGTTTATGCGAAGGTGCTGCAGGGTGGAATTGTGAGACCAGGAGACGTCGTGACAATTGAATCGTGA
- a CDS encoding class I SAM-dependent methyltransferase → MDRILEPELMDDPKQAEAYARADFEKENQGFVERFKEYFPEFSQGTVLDLGCGPGDIPIRFAKVYSACQVIGVDASIPMIQLGEQAVKEAGLSDRITLRCERYEEVAGARITDAVISNSLLHHLPNPLQFWQKIRQLVKPGAPVLVMDLLRPDSPEAAQAIVDQYASNEPDVLRRDFYNSLLAAFTEDEIGSQLARMNLTRLLIDVPDDRHWVVGGIIY, encoded by the coding sequence ATGGATCGCATACTTGAACCAGAGTTGATGGATGATCCCAAGCAGGCCGAGGCGTACGCGCGGGCGGACTTCGAGAAGGAGAACCAGGGATTTGTCGAGCGGTTCAAAGAATACTTCCCTGAGTTTTCTCAAGGGACGGTGCTGGATCTTGGCTGTGGTCCGGGCGATATCCCAATCCGTTTTGCCAAGGTCTACTCAGCCTGCCAGGTCATTGGAGTGGATGCTTCAATTCCGATGATTCAGCTGGGAGAGCAGGCGGTAAAGGAAGCGGGCTTATCCGATCGCATTACGCTGCGCTGCGAACGGTATGAAGAAGTTGCTGGTGCGAGAATCACTGATGCCGTGATCTCGAACAGCCTGCTCCATCATCTGCCCAATCCTTTGCAGTTCTGGCAGAAGATTCGCCAGCTCGTGAAGCCAGGCGCGCCGGTATTGGTGATGGATCTGCTCCGCCCAGACTCGCCGGAAGCAGCACAAGCCATCGTCGATCAGTATGCCTCCAACGAGCCGGATGTTCTGAGGCGTGATTTTTACAATTCGCTGCTGGCAGCTTTTACCGAGGATGAAATAGGGTCGCAACTCGCCCGCATGAACCTCACACGATTGTTGATCGATGTGCCGGATGACCGGCACTGGGTGGTGGGAGGGATCATTTATTAG
- a CDS encoding type IV pilus twitching motility protein PilT, translated as MPKIDELFRKMIEHGASDLHLIAGQAPAFRIHGELERLPGHTPLDNQGLHELLYEITPGPKKDVFESTGDVDFGYEIPGVARFRSNFFNHKHGVGAVFRKIPTTILSAEDLALPPVLTRAAMLRKGLVLVTGPTGSGKSTTLAAMVDYANRHRKDHILTVEDPIEFVHQSKNCIVNHREVGLHTITFGSALRGALREDPDIILVGEMRDLETIALAVEAAATGHLVFGTLHTENAAKTVDRIIEVFPASEQPQIRNTLSTALRVIVAQNLFKRIDQKGRCAALEILVCTPAVSNLIRDAKTFQIASQMQTGKNIGMQTLDDAIQDLLTKKWIAPEEAYEKAIDKNRFAKLLKTPPDALQ; from the coding sequence ATGCCTAAGATCGATGAACTCTTCCGCAAGATGATTGAGCATGGAGCCTCGGACCTGCATTTGATTGCAGGACAAGCCCCTGCCTTTCGCATCCACGGTGAACTGGAACGTCTACCAGGGCACACACCCCTCGATAACCAAGGCCTCCATGAACTCCTCTATGAGATCACTCCAGGGCCGAAGAAGGACGTATTTGAATCCACGGGTGACGTGGACTTCGGCTATGAGATTCCAGGAGTCGCCCGTTTCCGCTCAAACTTCTTCAACCACAAGCACGGGGTTGGGGCCGTCTTTCGGAAGATTCCGACCACCATCCTCTCTGCCGAAGACCTCGCACTCCCGCCTGTGCTGACCCGTGCAGCCATGTTGCGAAAAGGGCTGGTGCTGGTCACCGGACCCACCGGTAGCGGAAAGTCCACGACACTGGCGGCGATGGTAGACTATGCGAACCGCCACAGGAAGGATCATATTCTCACAGTCGAGGACCCGATCGAGTTCGTCCACCAGAGTAAGAACTGCATCGTCAACCACCGTGAAGTCGGCTTACACACCATCACGTTTGGATCCGCACTGCGGGGAGCCCTTCGGGAAGATCCCGATATCATTCTCGTCGGGGAAATGCGGGACCTCGAGACGATCGCCTTGGCTGTCGAAGCGGCAGCAACAGGGCACCTGGTGTTTGGCACGCTCCATACCGAGAACGCCGCCAAAACTGTCGATCGCATCATCGAAGTGTTCCCAGCTTCGGAGCAGCCACAAATTCGCAACACACTCTCCACAGCCCTGCGTGTCATCGTCGCGCAAAACCTCTTCAAGCGGATCGATCAAAAAGGTCGCTGTGCGGCCTTGGAGATTTTGGTGTGCACCCCGGCCGTCAGCAATCTCATCCGAGACGCCAAAACATTTCAGATCGCGTCACAGATGCAGACAGGGAAGAACATCGGCATGCAGACGTTGGATGATGCGATTCAGGATCTTCTCACGAAGAAATGGATCGCCCCGGAAGAAGCCTATGAAAAGGCGATCGACAAGAATCGCTTTGCCAAACTTCTCAAGACCCCACCGGATGCACTGCAGTAG
- a CDS encoding alpha/beta fold hydrolase yields MEERFSFLDSQEHRVSAILSLPLGGTDKVAVLCHGFLSSKTSSTNTTLTRLLIDHGIGTFSFDFFGQGESDGPFEQITTTLGVQQAQAAIDLMKQKGYRHIGLMGSSFGGLVSILTASQRTDLACLALKCPVVDFAEELRLGFGPDEMTRWKTTDTIPNIMGDPDRIRLRYAFYEDALRQIAYGPARSISAPTIIVQGDKDEHVPLHQSRQLYEALLGKKHLEMLPGADHQFTKGEDFTRMTTLIAGWLIQHLSSSPG; encoded by the coding sequence GTGGAAGAACGGTTTTCATTTCTTGATTCCCAAGAGCATCGAGTCTCCGCGATCTTGAGCCTCCCTCTCGGAGGAACAGACAAGGTGGCCGTCTTGTGTCACGGGTTCTTGTCCTCAAAAACCAGTTCGACGAATACGACCCTCACTCGGTTGCTGATCGACCACGGGATCGGCACCTTTTCCTTCGACTTCTTTGGACAAGGAGAAAGCGACGGTCCATTTGAGCAGATCACCACGACCCTGGGAGTGCAACAAGCACAGGCCGCCATCGATCTCATGAAGCAAAAAGGCTATCGACACATTGGATTGATGGGGTCGAGTTTCGGCGGACTGGTGTCAATTCTGACGGCCTCTCAGCGGACAGACCTGGCTTGTCTGGCACTCAAATGCCCGGTCGTCGATTTCGCGGAGGAGTTACGATTGGGGTTTGGCCCCGATGAGATGACACGATGGAAGACGACCGATACCATCCCCAATATCATGGGTGATCCTGACCGGATCAGGCTCCGCTACGCCTTTTATGAAGATGCCCTGCGCCAAATCGCCTATGGCCCCGCACGATCAATCAGTGCACCAACCATCATCGTACAGGGCGACAAGGATGAGCACGTTCCGCTACATCAAAGCCGACAATTGTACGAGGCTCTACTGGGGAAGAAACATCTCGAGATGCTGCCGGGCGCCGACCACCAGTTCACAAAGGGAGAAGATTTCACTCGGATGACAACGCTCATCGCCGGATGGCTGATTCAGCACCTCTCCAGTTCTCCAGGCTAA
- the thiD gene encoding bifunctional hydroxymethylpyrimidine kinase/phosphomethylpyrimidine kinase: MPQAIKQVLTIAGSDSGGGAGIQADLKAMSANGVFAMSVITAITAQNTEEVTDVFELPPSIIVSQLDAVFDDFDVAAVKTGMLSSSTIVDIVVKMLTLQKIAALVVDPVMVSKSGHSLLRPDAVDAVKTQLLPLAFVVTPNIHEAQQLSGVQITSLADARRAAKVIHGFGCKHVLIKGGHLLSERATDLLYDGRFFNVLKGEFIETRHTHGTGCTFASALAAHLAKGRSVLDAAQAAKDYVTQAIRHGLAIGHGHGPTDHFYFLER; this comes from the coding sequence ATGCCACAAGCCATCAAACAAGTACTGACGATTGCCGGATCGGATTCCGGTGGAGGGGCCGGCATTCAGGCCGATCTCAAAGCCATGTCCGCCAATGGTGTCTTCGCCATGTCGGTCATCACAGCCATCACCGCTCAAAATACCGAAGAAGTGACGGACGTGTTTGAGTTGCCACCGAGCATCATCGTCTCCCAACTCGACGCGGTCTTTGACGATTTTGATGTCGCCGCCGTGAAGACAGGAATGTTGTCGTCGAGCACCATCGTTGACATTGTCGTCAAGATGCTGACCCTTCAAAAGATCGCTGCCCTGGTCGTAGACCCGGTGATGGTCTCAAAGAGCGGTCATTCCCTGTTACGGCCGGATGCCGTCGACGCCGTGAAGACACAGTTACTCCCACTCGCCTTTGTGGTGACTCCCAACATCCATGAGGCCCAACAGTTGTCCGGAGTCCAGATCACCTCCTTAGCCGATGCGCGACGAGCCGCAAAGGTCATCCATGGGTTCGGCTGCAAGCACGTGCTGATCAAAGGAGGCCATCTGCTCAGCGAACGGGCGACGGATCTCCTCTATGACGGCCGATTCTTCAATGTCTTGAAGGGCGAGTTCATCGAGACACGCCATACTCACGGCACCGGCTGCACGTTCGCCTCTGCGCTGGCCGCTCACCTTGCCAAAGGGCGTTCCGTTTTGGATGCCGCACAAGCGGCAAAGGACTACGTCACGCAAGCCATCCGCCATGGGTTGGCAATCGGCCACGGCCACGGACCAACTGATCATTTTTATTTCTTGGAGCGGTAG
- a CDS encoding transposase, with translation MWSIKARWEVFTETITIAKSSTPLPIIQEQVSPHTIRYMDSFTVCAGLDVSEFHRQRVDHSTVFVTKRGHHISGSEKFWSKAKRHLRQFNGFTPDRSTWFLRECQWRFNNGSRQQLLRQLKCWCTLIQLEFLDLPAL, from the coding sequence TTGTGGTCGATTAAAGCGAGATGGGAGGTGTTTACCGAGACTATTACCATTGCCAAATCAAGCACGCCTCTGCCGATCATTCAGGAACAAGTATCGCCGCACACCATCCGTTATATGGACAGTTTCACGGTGTGCGCTGGGCTAGACGTCTCAGAATTTCATCGCCAACGCGTAGACCACAGCACTGTGTTTGTGACGAAGCGAGGACATCACATCAGTGGAAGTGAGAAATTCTGGAGCAAAGCGAAGCGGCACCTGCGTCAGTTCAATGGTTTCACGCCAGACAGATCTACTTGGTTTCTGAGGGAATGCCAATGGCGCTTCAATAACGGCAGCCGTCAACAGCTGCTAAGACAGCTTAAATGTTGGTGCACATTAATTCAGTTGGAATTCTTAGATTTGCCAGCATTGTAA
- a CDS encoding fibronectin type III domain-containing protein, whose amino-acid sequence MIMTRSYHLLLGVVLLILTACAAADPSLDTNISPYNTRTAMLSWDPNPGADLAGYKIYLTTASGSYGTPIATTSTDTTSYTVTGLAPNTAYFFVVTAFTTDGTESTFSNEASTIIS is encoded by the coding sequence ATGATCATGACTCGCTCCTATCATCTGCTTCTCGGTGTCGTACTGCTCATTCTGACAGCCTGTGCAGCGGCTGATCCTTCTCTCGACACAAATATCTCACCGTATAATACCCGAACCGCGATGCTTTCTTGGGATCCAAATCCCGGAGCGGATCTCGCCGGATACAAGATCTATCTTACAACGGCATCAGGGAGCTATGGGACGCCAATTGCTACGACATCCACGGATACCACCTCTTACACCGTCACTGGTCTGGCACCCAACACTGCCTATTTCTTCGTCGTCACCGCCTTCACCACGGATGGGACTGAAAGTACCTTCTCAAACGAAGCAAGTACGATCATCTCTTAA
- a CDS encoding thiamine biosynthesis protein ThiS, with amino-acid sequence MQIQLSHPSRSIDIKGPKRAKDLLRELNLVIEAHLVIRGNELVTEDEMLYDQDQIEIRPVISGG; translated from the coding sequence ATGCAGATACAATTAAGTCACCCCTCACGATCGATCGACATTAAGGGTCCCAAGCGAGCGAAGGACCTTTTACGGGAATTGAATTTGGTCATCGAAGCACACCTCGTCATTCGCGGTAATGAATTAGTGACCGAAGATGAAATGCTCTACGACCAAGATCAGATCGAAATCCGACCGGTGATTTCGGGCGGATGA
- the galT gene encoding galactose-1-phosphate uridylyltransferase encodes MPDLRRDPIVGRWVIISTERSGRPHDFITPSPARTSSASLCPFCPGQERLTPKEIMAYRPQPAAPNSPNWTVRVVPNKFPALQVEGEMGREGVGLYDRMNGIGAHEVIIETPTHVESLAEMPTKRIEDMLWAYRDRMLDLRKDLRFRYILIFKNHGSSAGATLEHSHSQLIALPIIPTSVQEELDGCHQHYQQKERCIYCDILRQDLSDGGRVVAENPEFLCVTPFAPRFPFEMWILPKRHAAYFEESQKSQFEFLAPILSESLRRMDKVLARPHYNFILHSSPLHEKTGEYYHWHLEIIPKLTQVAGFEWGTGFYINPVSPEESAKFLREAEI; translated from the coding sequence ATGCCCGATTTACGACGTGATCCGATAGTCGGCCGCTGGGTGATTATTTCAACGGAACGCAGCGGTCGCCCGCATGATTTCATCACCCCGTCACCCGCTCGAACGAGTTCCGCGTCCCTCTGCCCATTTTGCCCTGGACAAGAACGACTGACTCCGAAAGAAATCATGGCATATCGACCGCAACCGGCGGCTCCCAATTCCCCGAACTGGACCGTCCGGGTCGTCCCGAACAAATTTCCCGCGCTCCAGGTGGAGGGTGAGATGGGGCGCGAAGGCGTCGGTCTCTATGACCGGATGAACGGAATCGGCGCACATGAAGTCATCATTGAAACCCCGACCCATGTCGAAAGCCTCGCCGAGATGCCGACGAAGCGAATCGAGGACATGCTCTGGGCCTATCGTGACCGCATGCTGGATCTCCGCAAAGACCTGCGGTTCCGCTACATTTTGATTTTCAAAAACCATGGATCCTCCGCCGGAGCGACGTTGGAACACAGCCATTCCCAACTGATCGCCCTCCCGATTATCCCAACCAGCGTACAAGAGGAGCTCGACGGATGCCATCAGCATTATCAGCAAAAAGAACGGTGCATCTACTGCGATATCCTCCGGCAGGACCTGTCCGATGGAGGACGCGTTGTGGCGGAAAACCCGGAATTCCTCTGTGTGACCCCCTTCGCGCCGCGCTTCCCGTTCGAGATGTGGATTTTACCCAAACGCCACGCAGCCTACTTCGAAGAAAGTCAGAAGTCTCAATTTGAGTTTCTTGCCCCAATTCTCTCGGAGTCGTTGCGCCGCATGGACAAGGTCCTGGCACGCCCACATTACAACTTCATCCTGCATAGCTCTCCTCTGCATGAAAAAACCGGAGAGTACTATCACTGGCACCTTGAAATTATTCCTAAACTGACGCAAGTGGCCGGCTTCGAGTGGGGCACGGGGTTCTACATCAATCCCGTTTCACCGGAAGAGTCGGCTAAGTTCCTTCGTGAAGCGGAGATCTAA
- a CDS encoding VanZ family protein: protein MKCFLWLWGPVCAYAALIFYVSSQSHPEEQVPFVTFFSDKVVHAVEYALLGVLCCRAFQANQREVWRRQAILLAIVLTSLYGISDEIHQAFVPFRESSVFDWIADTVGAAVGAAGFSRLSQFVVARAKPI from the coding sequence ATGAAGTGCTTTCTGTGGTTGTGGGGGCCAGTCTGTGCTTATGCTGCGCTCATTTTCTATGTGTCGTCGCAGTCTCATCCTGAAGAACAAGTCCCATTCGTAACCTTTTTCAGCGATAAGGTCGTTCATGCCGTCGAATATGCGCTGTTGGGGGTCTTGTGTTGCCGCGCCTTTCAGGCGAACCAACGTGAGGTCTGGCGACGGCAGGCGATACTGTTGGCGATTGTCCTGACGTCGCTGTATGGAATCAGTGACGAGATCCACCAAGCCTTTGTGCCGTTTCGAGAATCGAGTGTTTTCGATTGGATTGCCGACACGGTCGGCGCGGCGGTGGGTGCGGCTGGTTTCAGCCGACTCTCCCAGTTCGTCGTGGCACGCGCGAAACCTATATAA
- a CDS encoding phosphotransferase yields MSTAHSVASRAPLVPPDRRLIARTIETRFSPGLALREVIPLAGDASNRRYFRATLTGGPPHSVIVMQLAEPEGFKQSEEAVSGTAHQIVELPFTNIRSLLARVKVPVPALYYYDQSAGLLYLEDFGDMTLADAVSRADHAKMESYYKQAIDILIRMQIHATKAEDHTCLAFHRGFDVPLLMWEFDHFLEYGVEVRNGTPLADVDAEAIRRAFSNIADQLASQPRIFTHRDYHSRNLMVDGTRLGVIDFQDALMGPAGYDLASLVRDAYVQLDEALVDELVEYYLDHMVDRGMGGTDRTTFRRLFDLTSIQRNLKAAGRFVYIDRVKGNPKFLADIPRVLSYVKRNLRKYPELEPLRKHLTPYVPELQ; encoded by the coding sequence ATGTCCACAGCACATTCCGTAGCGTCTCGAGCCCCTCTGGTACCTCCAGATCGCAGACTCATTGCCCGTACCATTGAAACGAGATTTTCGCCGGGCCTGGCATTGCGCGAGGTGATTCCGCTGGCCGGCGATGCCTCCAATAGACGATACTTTCGCGCAACCCTTACAGGAGGGCCACCACATTCTGTGATCGTGATGCAGCTTGCTGAACCGGAAGGGTTCAAGCAATCGGAGGAGGCAGTCAGTGGTACGGCCCATCAGATTGTGGAATTGCCGTTCACCAACATCCGGTCGCTTTTGGCCAGGGTGAAGGTCCCCGTGCCAGCACTCTATTACTATGATCAGTCGGCAGGGCTCCTGTATCTGGAAGATTTTGGCGATATGACGTTAGCGGATGCTGTGAGTCGTGCCGATCACGCGAAGATGGAATCATACTACAAGCAAGCCATTGACATACTGATACGAATGCAGATCCACGCTACCAAGGCAGAGGATCACACCTGTCTTGCGTTTCACCGTGGGTTCGATGTCCCGTTACTGATGTGGGAGTTTGATCATTTTCTGGAGTATGGAGTCGAGGTACGGAACGGCACACCGTTGGCCGATGTCGATGCGGAGGCCATTCGGCGAGCGTTCAGCAATATTGCCGATCAGTTGGCGAGCCAACCGCGGATCTTTACGCACCGTGACTATCATTCTCGTAACTTGATGGTTGATGGAACACGGCTCGGTGTGATCGATTTTCAAGATGCCTTGATGGGACCGGCTGGCTACGATTTGGCTTCGCTGGTGCGGGATGCCTACGTTCAACTTGATGAGGCGCTGGTCGATGAGTTAGTGGAGTATTATCTCGATCACATGGTTGACCGAGGTATGGGCGGAACTGATCGAACGACCTTCCGCCGACTGTTTGATCTTACGAGCATCCAGCGAAACCTGAAGGCAGCCGGTCGATTCGTGTATATCGACCGGGTGAAAGGGAACCCCAAATTCTTGGCGGATATTCCTCGTGTGCTGAGTTACGTCAAACGGAATCTTCGAAAGTATCCCGAGCTAGAACCGCTTCGGAAGCATCTCACTCCATATGTGCCGGAGTTACAGTAA
- a CDS encoding NDP-sugar synthase, translating into MKAMILAAGLGTRLRPLTNTIPKPLLPVAGTPLIVWNLLLLKRHGFHQVVINLHYLGPMIEQALGDGSKFGMRIIYSHEPIILGTGGGIKKAEPYFSGEPALILNADTLVELDLEALWDFHRSRGAAATLVLREDPDAARWGLVEVGDHDQIVRITGRGREETTPITERMFAGIHILHPRLLQQVPKGVTSSIIDPYVAAIQRGEPVLGYDLHGYWSDIGTAERYTQAEQDARAGRIRLDERSPHCTSH; encoded by the coding sequence ATGAAGGCCATGATTCTTGCGGCTGGGCTCGGGACTCGTCTCAGGCCGCTGACCAACACAATTCCTAAACCGTTGCTTCCGGTTGCAGGCACGCCACTCATCGTCTGGAATCTGTTGTTGCTCAAGCGGCATGGATTTCACCAAGTTGTTATCAATTTGCATTATCTGGGGCCGATGATCGAGCAGGCCTTGGGCGACGGCTCGAAGTTCGGGATGCGGATCATCTATTCGCATGAACCGATCATCCTCGGGACCGGCGGAGGAATTAAGAAAGCCGAGCCATATTTTTCAGGGGAACCGGCGTTAATCCTGAATGCAGATACGTTGGTCGAACTTGATCTTGAAGCCTTGTGGGACTTTCATCGCTCGCGTGGAGCAGCTGCAACCTTAGTTTTGCGGGAAGATCCCGATGCCGCGCGCTGGGGCTTGGTTGAGGTGGGAGACCACGATCAGATCGTACGCATCACAGGGCGCGGGAGGGAGGAGACTACGCCGATTACCGAGCGGATGTTTGCAGGGATTCACATCCTTCACCCCCGGCTACTTCAGCAGGTACCGAAGGGGGTTACTTCCTCAATCATTGATCCCTACGTAGCAGCCATCCAACGGGGAGAACCTGTGCTTGGCTATGATCTGCATGGATACTGGTCGGACATTGGAACCGCCGAACGCTACACACAAGCGGAGCAGGATGCTCGCGCCGGACGGATTCGTTTGGACGAGCGGTCCCCACACTGCACATCTCATTAA
- a CDS encoding sigma-54-dependent Fis family transcriptional regulator: MNTKLLIVDDDPDIIMMLEDRLQASGYETVTALEGQQALDLIVQESPQLILLDLTLPKLSGLDVLKRLAQMKPSDSPPVIVMTAHASIQAAVEAMKEGAYDFLTKPLDNDHLLIVIRKALERDALRRQVAYLRSEVDGRYANIVGNSPLVRSVVEAAQRAAKSDAGVLLLGESGTGKELFARSIHQWSPRCAMPLIVINCVALTETLLENELFGHERGAFTGADRQQKGKLEMADGGTVFLDEIGDMPLTLQAKLLRVLQDREFQRVGGSKTVSVNIRIIAATNKDLRQAVKAGQFREDLYFRLNVVTLPLPSLRERQGDVPALAQFFLERHTRDAKRPGMALSAAALEALTRYPWPGNIRELDNVIARAVVLSPKDTIEPDMLALLPDDADLRQHEDDALLSYLDLPYHESMEQHSRYIITRAMERAEGNQTKAAESLKLQRTYLARLLKHQKI, translated from the coding sequence ATGAACACGAAGCTTCTCATCGTTGACGACGATCCGGATATCATCATGATGCTGGAGGATCGACTACAGGCCTCGGGATACGAGACCGTGACCGCACTCGAAGGACAGCAAGCCCTTGATCTCATTGTTCAGGAGTCGCCTCAGCTCATCCTGCTGGACCTGACACTGCCCAAACTCTCCGGCCTTGACGTGCTCAAGCGCTTGGCTCAGATGAAGCCGTCGGACAGTCCTCCCGTCATTGTCATGACCGCGCACGCATCCATTCAGGCCGCCGTCGAGGCCATGAAAGAAGGAGCGTACGACTTTCTAACCAAACCGCTCGACAATGACCACCTCCTCATCGTCATCCGCAAAGCGCTGGAACGAGACGCACTCCGACGACAGGTCGCCTATCTCCGCTCTGAAGTTGACGGCCGGTACGCCAATATCGTCGGTAATAGTCCATTGGTCCGATCCGTTGTTGAAGCAGCACAACGAGCCGCCAAGTCGGATGCGGGAGTGTTGCTGCTGGGGGAGAGTGGAACGGGGAAAGAACTCTTTGCACGCTCGATCCATCAGTGGAGCCCTCGCTGTGCCATGCCACTCATTGTCATCAACTGTGTGGCATTGACCGAGACCCTGCTCGAGAACGAACTCTTCGGCCATGAACGTGGAGCGTTCACCGGCGCGGACCGGCAGCAAAAAGGGAAGTTGGAAATGGCCGACGGCGGTACGGTCTTCCTCGACGAAATCGGAGATATGCCGCTCACCTTGCAGGCCAAGTTGCTTCGCGTGCTTCAAGATCGGGAGTTCCAACGAGTCGGCGGATCCAAAACCGTATCCGTCAACATCCGCATCATCGCTGCCACCAACAAGGATCTTCGTCAGGCCGTCAAAGCCGGCCAATTCCGAGAAGATCTGTACTTTCGTCTCAATGTCGTCACGCTGCCTCTCCCATCGCTCCGCGAACGACAAGGAGATGTCCCGGCTCTTGCCCAATTCTTCTTGGAACGACACACGAGAGACGCCAAACGCCCCGGTATGGCCCTGAGTGCGGCCGCCTTAGAAGCATTGACACGATACCCATGGCCCGGCAATATCCGTGAATTAGACAACGTGATCGCACGAGCCGTCGTCCTCAGCCCCAAAGACACGATTGAGCCGGATATGTTGGCACTCCTGCCGGATGACGCAGATCTCCGTCAACATGAGGATGATGCACTCCTGTCCTATCTCGACCTGCCCTACCATGAATCAATGGAGCAGCACAGCCGGTACATCATCACACGCGCCATGGAACGGGCCGAGGGCAATCAAACCAAAGCGGCCGAATCCCTCAAACTTCAGCGCACCTACCTTGCGCGCCTCCTCAAGCACCAAAAGATCTAA